CTTTACCAGCGCCTCCACATCGCAATTCGGATTAATTCAGGAGGCAGACAAAGGGACCCTGTTTCTAGATGAAGTAACCAGCCTTTCTTTATCAGCACAAGTCAAACTTCTGCGCTTCCTTCAGGAGAAAGAATACCGACCGCTTGGCTGTACAAACACAATCCGGGCCAACGTCCGAATCATCGCAGCATCAAACATTGAGATAGAAGAGGCGGTGAGAGAAGGCACTCTAAGGCGAGATCTTTACTATCGCTTAAATGTCATCCCCATCAGGCTGCCACCCCTTAGAGAGAGACCAGAAGACATCACGATTCTAGCTCAACATTTCCTAGCCAAGTATTCAGCCAACTTCAACAAGAAAGTTTCAGGCTTCTCCCGAAAGACCATGCAAGCACTTGTCCTCTATGACTGGCCGGGTAATGTGCGTGAACTGCAACATGTGGTCCAGCGAGCCACGGTATTTACTGGGCATGACGTGATCGAACCCTCTGACATTGTCTTGCAAGGCCTGAAAGTCACCCAGCACGAAGAATCGTTCAAGGAAGCAAAAAAGAGGATGATAACGCAATTTGAAAGAAACTACATCACGAAACTCTTGGTTGTCCATCAGGGTAACATTACTCGGGCAGCACAGGCAGCGGGAAAAAACCGTCGGGCTTTTTGGGAATTAATCCGCAGGCACAGAATCGACGTTCAAAGGTTTAAACCCCACCGTCCTTCATAAAAATCGGACAATCCGCCGTTCTGTCGTGATAAATCCGTCCCCCGTCCAAGTCCAATATCCATGAGGCCTTGCCTCACATCTCCTGAAAAAGCAAGGACAAAAACAGCCCGATTTTTGTACCAACGACCCGTAAGGAAT
The sequence above is drawn from the Deltaproteobacteria bacterium genome and encodes:
- a CDS encoding sigma-54-dependent Fis family transcriptional regulator, with amino-acid sequence MSITIESDFPVTTLADEICSQFTDQRKNRHYYLGLQNMFNVSRELPNGQQLVGESLAFRLEIEKIPVVARSDAGVFITGETGTGKELCAKAIHYASPRADKLFVPVNCGAIPTDLLENELFGHKTGAFTSASTSQFGLIQEADKGTLFLDEVTSLSLSAQVKLLRFLQEKEYRPLGCTNTIRANVRIIAASNIEIEEAVREGTLRRDLYYRLNVIPIRLPPLRERPEDITILAQHFLAKYSANFNKKVSGFSRKTMQALVLYDWPGNVRELQHVVQRATVFTGHDVIEPSDIVLQGLKVTQHEESFKEAKKRMITQFERNYITKLLVVHQGNITRAAQAAGKNRRAFWELIRRHRIDVQRFKPHRPS